The Nitrospirales bacterium genome includes a window with the following:
- a CDS encoding SPASM domain-containing protein gives MRDWTNAEWVDPKLAWNPSPVPELPGRVLLDLATDCNLRCPMCPVWGSEDDEAIDTVTGVMDVAASRKLLDEMMMAKPLIQPNMYGEPLLAPNLREQIADMKSRGMAVAMNTNGLTLNESLAEFFVEQQVDSVMFSIDAATRETLRKIRGIDKLENLDAAVFRLMKMRGDADYPRVGVSFTIQDGNRHEVDTFVARWVGVVDVVRMGLIFENGTFPGMETPAERLPCPAIYNTLPVHNDGHVTICCLDGFKTTNMGNVFETSVSEVWDGEEFAKARYYHETGQWEKVPFCQPCNGWAQYSFHEEVRDGLLIRTSPQYTYYNKITRLKNWQGNLLGGHNEPSKDLVGVGNNETSVL, from the coding sequence ATGCGCGATTGGACGAATGCAGAATGGGTTGATCCGAAGTTGGCTTGGAACCCATCACCTGTACCTGAATTGCCAGGTCGTGTTTTGCTTGATTTAGCCACTGACTGCAATTTGCGATGCCCCATGTGTCCCGTGTGGGGATCGGAAGATGACGAGGCCATTGACACGGTCACAGGTGTGATGGATGTAGCTGCTTCACGTAAATTGCTTGATGAAATGATGATGGCTAAGCCTTTGATACAACCGAATATGTACGGTGAGCCTCTGTTGGCTCCAAACCTTCGCGAACAAATAGCCGATATGAAATCCCGCGGAATGGCGGTTGCGATGAATACCAACGGGTTGACATTGAATGAAAGCCTCGCTGAATTTTTTGTAGAGCAACAGGTTGATTCGGTGATGTTTAGTATAGATGCGGCAACTCGTGAGACCTTACGTAAGATTCGGGGAATCGATAAACTAGAAAATCTTGATGCGGCCGTTTTTCGATTGATGAAGATGCGTGGCGATGCCGACTATCCCAGAGTTGGTGTGTCGTTCACCATCCAGGATGGGAACCGGCATGAGGTCGATACGTTTGTGGCTCGATGGGTAGGAGTAGTCGACGTCGTGAGAATGGGCCTAATCTTTGAAAATGGAACATTTCCTGGCATGGAAACACCAGCCGAACGTCTTCCCTGTCCTGCCATTTATAATACCTTGCCTGTGCATAATGACGGTCACGTCACCATATGCTGTTTAGATGGATTTAAAACGACCAATATGGGGAACGTGTTTGAAACGAGCGTCTCTGAAGTCTGGGATGGGGAGGAATTCGCGAAAGCACGGTACTATCATGAAACTGGACAATGGGAGAAAGTGCCCTTCTGTCAGCCGTGCAATGGCTGGGCACAATATTCATTTCACGAGGAAGTCCGAGATGGTCTCCTAATCAGAACCTCACCTCAGTACACGTACTATAATAAGATCACTCGATTGAAAAATTGGCAAGGCAATCTGTTAGGTGGTCATAACGAACCGTCAAAGGATCTCGTAGGAGTCGGGAATAACGAGACTTCGGTTTTGTGA
- a CDS encoding ABC transporter permease produces the protein MQPQYGVVLRDLVVGVLDWRMWGRLGWLEIKRRYRRTLIGPFWTTLSLGIFIMALGIVWAHLWKQEPKVYLPFLCSGFLVWVMVSSIMTEGAAVFFAAEGIIKQLRFPYSILVCSVVWRNVLVFFHNLFIYVLVGLYAGVNVTWATLLVIPGLFFVISSGLWVVIMLGLACSRYRDIQQVVSSILQLSMFVTPIFWTPDQLGERFGAFVDFNLLYHFVDIVRSPLLGRAPTLWSWMFVLVVTIIGWAITLFVYSRFRRRIPYWV, from the coding sequence ATGCAACCACAGTATGGTGTCGTTTTACGAGATCTGGTCGTCGGTGTTTTGGATTGGAGGATGTGGGGACGATTGGGATGGTTAGAGATCAAGCGACGCTATCGCCGAACTTTAATTGGACCATTCTGGACCACCCTGTCTCTTGGCATTTTCATCATGGCTCTTGGCATTGTATGGGCCCATCTCTGGAAACAAGAGCCTAAAGTCTATTTGCCGTTTTTATGTTCTGGATTTCTCGTCTGGGTGATGGTGTCAAGCATTATGACAGAAGGTGCGGCTGTGTTCTTTGCCGCGGAGGGAATCATCAAACAGTTACGCTTCCCGTATTCGATACTCGTCTGTTCCGTCGTGTGGAGAAATGTATTGGTATTTTTTCATAACCTCTTCATTTACGTGTTGGTTGGATTGTATGCCGGTGTCAACGTAACCTGGGCGACTCTCCTGGTAATTCCGGGTTTGTTTTTTGTCATATCAAGTGGATTATGGGTCGTGATTATGCTTGGTCTTGCCTGTTCTCGATATCGAGATATCCAACAGGTGGTTTCAAGCATTTTGCAACTCTCGATGTTTGTGACACCGATCTTTTGGACACCGGATCAACTCGGTGAACGCTTTGGGGCTTTTGTAGACTTTAACCTGTTGTACCATTTTGTCGATATCGTACGATCACCACTCTTAGGTCGTGCACCAACCCTTTGGAGTTGGATGTTCGTGTTGGTCGTCACGATCATCGGTTGGGCGATTACGCTTTTTGTGTATAGTCGATTTCGTCGACGGATACCTTACTGGGTGTAA
- a CDS encoding ABC transporter ATP-binding protein — MASLVLDNVTVDFPIYGSQKTFRHALFEKTTGGLIRRDGSTNKRVTVRALENISIKLVHGDRLGIVGHNGAGKSTLLRVCAGVYEPSQGRVIIDGKVSPLFSTSPGLDGDDSGYENIMTCGMYLGMTPEEIVRKTPEIEKFSELGDYLSLPVRTYSTGMLVRLGFGIATSIDPEILLLDEGLGAGDARFADRAKERVDALVERSSILVLASHSDALVKTMCNKAVLLQGGRILASGGVDEVIEEYHAMNQGTG; from the coding sequence TTGGCTTCTTTGGTTCTCGACAATGTAACGGTAGACTTCCCTATTTATGGGTCACAGAAAACCTTTCGCCATGCCTTGTTTGAAAAGACCACTGGAGGGTTGATTCGACGAGATGGCAGTACGAATAAGCGAGTGACGGTTCGGGCGTTAGAAAACATTTCTATAAAGCTTGTGCATGGAGACCGGCTTGGTATAGTGGGACATAATGGTGCGGGAAAATCGACCCTCTTACGGGTATGTGCTGGGGTGTATGAGCCATCTCAAGGGAGAGTGATTATTGATGGAAAGGTCTCGCCCCTCTTCAGTACATCTCCTGGACTCGATGGCGATGACTCGGGATATGAAAACATCATGACCTGTGGTATGTATCTTGGGATGACACCCGAGGAAATTGTACGAAAGACACCAGAGATTGAAAAATTTTCAGAACTTGGCGATTATCTATCTTTGCCTGTTCGCACGTATTCCACTGGAATGCTCGTTCGGTTAGGATTTGGCATCGCGACATCGATTGATCCGGAAATTTTATTGCTGGATGAAGGACTTGGAGCGGGGGATGCACGTTTTGCCGACCGTGCGAAAGAACGGGTCGACGCGCTGGTTGAGCGATCAAGTATCCTGGTTCTGGCTTCTCATTCGGATGCGTTAGTGAAAACGATGTGCAATAAGGCCGTGCTCTTACAGGGAGGACGCATTCTGGCTTCTGGAGGAGTGGACGAAGTGATTGAAGAGTATCACGCTATGAATCAGGGCACTGGTTAG
- a CDS encoding NAD(P)-dependent oxidoreductase, translating to MIGKAVTRLLSDRGVPQLCLSSTDINLVTPSASQRLCQLLRSTDSMVVLASLPLRHGRGLNMMVANVEIGLTIASAIAKTPIAHVVYVSSDAVYPRRIEDIDESTSIESSDPYAAMHILRERMFANLNSIPVARVRTTQVSSPDDTHNAYGPNRFRRTMIEERRIALFGEGEERRDHIMVQDVAAIIYRCLLHRSHGILNAVTGRSLTFAEVAKIVSSYSNFAPTIEFRPREVSLTHRRFDASLLKKMFPDFQFIPFERGEEEIQQRLSQHTICPETEKI from the coding sequence GTGATTGGAAAGGCCGTAACTAGGCTTCTGAGTGATCGGGGGGTTCCTCAGCTTTGTCTCTCTTCCACAGATATCAATTTGGTAACTCCTTCAGCTTCGCAGCGACTCTGCCAACTCCTTCGTTCAACAGATTCTATGGTTGTGTTAGCGAGTTTACCTTTGAGACATGGCCGCGGATTGAATATGATGGTGGCGAATGTCGAAATTGGGCTTACGATTGCTTCAGCAATAGCGAAGACACCAATCGCACACGTGGTCTACGTCAGTTCAGATGCCGTATATCCACGAAGAATAGAAGATATTGATGAATCAACAAGTATTGAGTCGAGTGATCCTTACGCGGCCATGCATATCCTTCGAGAGCGTATGTTTGCTAATTTAAATTCGATACCGGTAGCACGTGTTCGAACTACGCAAGTCTCGTCCCCTGACGATACTCATAATGCTTATGGTCCCAACCGTTTTAGACGCACGATGATCGAGGAACGGCGTATTGCGTTATTTGGTGAAGGTGAAGAGCGACGCGACCATATTATGGTTCAGGATGTTGCTGCGATCATCTACCGTTGCTTGCTTCATCGGAGTCACGGAATCTTAAATGCCGTCACTGGTCGTTCATTGACCTTTGCAGAGGTTGCCAAAATTGTGTCATCGTATAGTAATTTCGCTCCAACTATTGAATTCCGGCCACGTGAGGTCTCGTTGACGCATCGACGGTTTGACGCATCTCTCTTAAAAAAAATGTTTCCAGATTTTCAGTTCATACCCTTTGAGCGTGGTGAAGAAGAAATCCAACAGCGGCTGTCTCAACATACCATCTGTCCTGAAACAGAAAAAATCTGA
- a CDS encoding class I SAM-dependent methyltransferase codes for MTHNDSGEIQYREAIQLMKARPERLGLMSGWSWHDDPKRLVFFLARYKFVAKMLDGCERVLEVGCGDGFGTRIVTQTVKHVTGVDFDPEFVNSAKTIMSERWPATYLVHNMLEGPVPGTFDGAYSLDVLEHISKQDESRFIENMVAPLTPHGVMLIGTPSSQSQAYASEHSRIGHVNCKDQKELKVVMQRWFHNVFMFSMNDEVVHTGFHPMSHYNFCVCCGKK; via the coding sequence ATGACTCATAACGATTCTGGTGAAATTCAATACCGAGAGGCCATCCAGTTAATGAAGGCCAGGCCGGAACGCCTCGGCTTGATGAGCGGATGGTCCTGGCACGATGATCCCAAGCGACTGGTGTTTTTTCTGGCGCGTTATAAGTTTGTCGCAAAAATGCTGGACGGTTGTGAGCGTGTGTTAGAAGTCGGATGTGGCGATGGATTTGGAACGCGTATTGTGACTCAAACAGTCAAGCATGTGACAGGGGTTGATTTTGATCCAGAGTTTGTGAACTCAGCAAAGACCATCATGTCGGAACGTTGGCCTGCTACCTATCTAGTCCATAATATGCTCGAAGGGCCGGTGCCGGGCACGTTTGATGGAGCCTATTCTCTGGACGTGTTAGAGCATATTTCCAAACAAGACGAGTCTCGGTTTATCGAAAATATGGTTGCCCCCCTGACTCCCCATGGCGTGATGCTCATCGGTACGCCATCGTCACAGTCACAGGCCTATGCATCGGAACACAGCCGGATTGGCCATGTGAATTGCAAAGACCAGAAAGAACTCAAAGTGGTAATGCAGCGGTGGTTTCACAATGTATTTATGTTTTCGATGAATGACGAAGTCGTTCATACGGGGTTTCATCCAATGTCTCATTATAACTTTTGCGTTTGCTGCGGAAAGAAATGA
- a CDS encoding class I SAM-dependent methyltransferase: MVATTLRTVLRSCIGEQWYDRVRTMRRQLKAPIHNIKAKVHHQHLNQTKTQVDALLEEHDVSRLYLAQSIPYLFDAVPAKRQMFDKLWNGYRNPATHLRDPIRLIQFMALLEIANAAPEGDYLEIGTHRGESAKVIFTLMDSSRTMFCIDTFEGFVEQDLETEKQINSACTWQPGNFLDTSPEHVAQYVGNGTPPANFKPIKGWFPDAYQGLEDRQWRFIHLDMDLYEPTRIGLEMLWPQLVPGGVMVFHDFDNLSFPGVKTAVNSFFSQRGLMVLPMGDLWGSTMIVKPRVVPS, encoded by the coding sequence ATGGTAGCTACGACTTTAAGGACGGTCTTGCGAAGTTGTATCGGGGAGCAATGGTACGATCGAGTTCGTACGATGAGACGTCAATTGAAAGCTCCCATTCACAACATCAAAGCAAAAGTCCACCATCAACACCTGAATCAGACAAAGACTCAGGTTGATGCCTTGCTCGAAGAGCACGATGTCAGTCGCTTATATCTTGCACAAAGTATTCCGTATTTGTTTGATGCTGTGCCAGCGAAACGCCAAATGTTCGACAAGCTATGGAATGGTTATCGCAATCCCGCCACTCACCTTCGTGATCCCATTCGACTCATTCAGTTCATGGCTCTCCTCGAAATAGCCAATGCGGCCCCAGAGGGCGATTACTTGGAAATTGGGACGCATCGTGGTGAATCGGCGAAAGTCATCTTTACGCTCATGGATTCCTCGCGAACGATGTTTTGTATTGATACGTTCGAGGGATTTGTGGAGCAAGATCTTGAGACAGAAAAACAAATCAACTCGGCTTGCACATGGCAACCGGGAAATTTTCTGGATACCTCTCCAGAACATGTTGCGCAATACGTTGGAAATGGAACTCCTCCAGCCAATTTCAAGCCGATTAAAGGATGGTTCCCTGACGCCTATCAAGGCTTGGAAGATCGGCAGTGGCGATTTATTCATCTAGACATGGATCTCTACGAGCCGACACGAATTGGGTTGGAAATGTTATGGCCGCAACTGGTTCCAGGGGGTGTGATGGTGTTTCATGACTTCGATAATCTCAGTTTTCCTGGAGTCAAGACAGCTGTGAATAGTTTCTTTTCTCAACGAGGATTAATGGTCTTGCCTATGGGAGATCTGTGGGGAAGTACGATGATTGTCAAACCACGCGTGGTTCCTTCATGA
- a CDS encoding IS3 family transposase (programmed frameshift) codes for MARGSRRNHSPAFKAKVALAAVKGERTLAELAEHFDVHPNQIQDWKKQLVAKAEHVFGTGPGDVATQEQVQQRLHAKIGQLTMEKDFLAQGARARPMSERKGSITATHTLSITRQCQLLGVPRSSAYTRPPKVSAAELELMRELDALYLRWPFYGSRRLCVELRHRGYRVNRKRVRRLMRQMGLRAIYPKPRTSQAGKGHKIYPYRLRGLAITRPNQVWASDICYISMAKGFMYLTVIMDWYARRVLAWRVSNTLDTEACIDALEEALGRYGAPEIFNTDQGAQYSSEAFTTVLQAHGVTISMDGKGRWVDNVFVERLWRSVKYEDVYLRAYETPDKLRAGLTRYFSFYNMERRHQALNRQTPDTVYFTDRKTIQAA; via the exons ATGGCCCGAGGATCTCGACGCAATCATTCCCCAGCCTTTAAAGCGAAGGTGGCGTTAGCCGCCGTCAAGGGAGAGCGCACCTTAGCTGAACTAGCCGAGCACTTTGATGTTCATCCGAATCAGATCCAGGATTGGAAGAAGCAGTTGGTCGCCAAGGCCGAGCATGTATTTGGAACGGGACCGGGAGATGTCGCGACGCAGGAGCAGGTCCAACAGCGGCTTCATGCGAAGATTGGGCAGCTGACGATGGAGAAGGATTTTTTAGCACAGG GCGCTCGGGCACGGCCGATGAGCGAGCGCAAAGGGTCGATTACGGCGACACACACTCTTTCCATCACTCGCCAGTGTCAGCTGTTGGGAGTCCCGCGTTCAAGTGCATACACGCGACCTCCGAAAGTCTCTGCCGCAGAGCTTGAGCTGATGCGCGAGCTCGACGCCCTCTATCTGCGCTGGCCCTTCTACGGCAGTCGACGCCTGTGCGTCGAGCTTCGGCACCGCGGCTATCGTGTGAATCGCAAGCGGGTCCGCCGGTTGATGCGACAGATGGGGCTGCGAGCCATCTATCCGAAGCCCCGGACCAGTCAAGCGGGTAAGGGCCACAAGATCTATCCCTACCGATTGAGAGGGCTTGCCATCACGCGGCCCAACCAGGTCTGGGCGAGTGACATTTGCTATATCTCGATGGCCAAGGGGTTCATGTATCTGACGGTGATCATGGATTGGTATGCACGACGGGTGTTGGCCTGGCGTGTCTCGAACACGCTCGACACCGAGGCCTGTATTGACGCGCTGGAAGAAGCCCTCGGACGCTACGGTGCCCCAGAAATCTTCAATACTGACCAAGGGGCTCAATACTCCAGTGAGGCGTTTACCACCGTCCTCCAGGCTCATGGAGTCACGATCAGTATGGATGGGAAGGGCCGCTGGGTGGATAATGTGTTTGTCGAACGGTTGTGGCGCAGTGTGAAGTACGAAGATGTGTACTTGCGAGCCTATGAGACTCCAGACAAACTGCGGGCGGGTCTGACTCGCTATTTCTCATTCTATAATATGGAACGCCGGCATCAAGCGTTAAACCGGCAAACACCCGATACCGTATATTTTACTGATCGCAAGACGATACAGGCCGCGTAA
- the asnB gene encoding asparagine synthase (glutamine-hydrolyzing) encodes MCGIAGRYNFISGAPVQEEGLRKMCRLLAHRGPDGQGTYQQDELGLGHRRLAVIDLTDAAQQPMVSGNGQYVMTYNGEVYNFPELRKNLEGLGHQFRSQSDTEVVLVAYQEYGVNCIEYLRGMFAFAIWDAHERRLFLARDRVGKKPLYYRVHQDGISFASEPKAFLGEPDFRPEVNLEGVAHYLTYQYVPAPHSAFLGVQKLPPAHCLIVQDGKISVKRYWKLSYSTLFPGSFEDAQQELLEKLKEAIRLRLVSDVPLGAFLSGGIDSSVVVALMAQLGLENTIQTFSIGFEQQEYNELAYARQVSEQYGTDHQEFVVTPQATEIFDKLVWFYNEPFADSSAIPTFYLAEMTRKYVTVALNGDGGDENLFGYDRYVASMYGTWFDRMPQSFRQLIKRGTKLIPEPQKTKTILGRMKRFAAVLSETPDRRYGHWICHFDPLMKKQICTEDFIRESGVEDSLWLLSKVFHESDAKDFLSQIVDADVNMYLPDDLLVKVDISTMAHGLEARSPFLDHQVMEFCASLPSSMKLKGSAKKYLLKKATKDLLPSNILNRPKMGFGVPIDHWLRNELRDVAYDVLLSSRFANRGFFKTDVVERLLKEHVKKEKVWHYQLWNLLMLELWCRMFLDREWTLRHSVV; translated from the coding sequence ATGTGTGGAATCGCTGGGCGGTATAACTTTATTTCTGGCGCTCCTGTTCAGGAGGAAGGCCTGAGAAAGATGTGCAGACTCTTAGCGCATCGCGGGCCTGATGGGCAGGGGACATATCAACAAGATGAGCTTGGACTTGGCCACCGGCGATTGGCTGTCATTGATTTGACAGATGCGGCTCAGCAACCAATGGTCAGCGGCAATGGTCAATATGTGATGACATATAATGGGGAGGTATATAACTTTCCTGAATTGAGAAAGAACCTTGAAGGTCTTGGACATCAATTTCGTTCTCAGAGCGATACTGAGGTGGTATTGGTGGCTTATCAAGAGTATGGGGTGAACTGTATTGAGTATTTACGCGGGATGTTTGCATTTGCGATTTGGGATGCACACGAACGGCGTCTGTTTTTAGCGCGAGATCGAGTTGGAAAAAAACCTCTTTATTATCGCGTTCATCAAGATGGAATTTCTTTCGCCTCGGAACCCAAAGCTTTTCTAGGTGAACCTGACTTTCGCCCTGAAGTCAATCTTGAGGGGGTCGCTCATTATCTCACCTACCAGTATGTTCCTGCACCACATTCGGCATTTTTAGGTGTGCAGAAGCTTCCTCCTGCTCATTGCTTGATTGTGCAAGATGGCAAAATTTCTGTGAAACGGTATTGGAAGCTTTCCTATAGCACGTTGTTTCCTGGGTCGTTCGAAGATGCCCAGCAGGAACTGCTCGAGAAGTTGAAGGAGGCGATTCGTCTGCGTCTTGTCAGTGATGTCCCATTAGGGGCTTTTTTGAGTGGCGGGATTGACTCAAGTGTGGTCGTGGCATTGATGGCGCAATTGGGATTGGAGAATACGATTCAAACGTTTTCTATTGGGTTTGAACAGCAAGAATATAATGAATTAGCCTATGCTCGTCAGGTGTCAGAGCAGTATGGGACAGATCACCAAGAGTTTGTCGTGACGCCCCAGGCGACAGAAATTTTCGACAAGCTGGTGTGGTTTTATAATGAGCCATTCGCGGATTCCTCGGCGATTCCAACGTTCTATCTCGCAGAAATGACGAGAAAATATGTTACCGTTGCGTTGAATGGCGATGGTGGGGATGAAAATCTTTTTGGTTACGATCGGTATGTCGCGAGCATGTACGGAACATGGTTTGACCGCATGCCACAATCTTTTCGACAACTCATAAAACGCGGAACGAAACTCATTCCAGAACCTCAAAAAACAAAAACTATCCTTGGCCGGATGAAACGGTTTGCCGCGGTCTTATCTGAGACACCGGATCGGCGTTATGGTCACTGGATATGTCATTTCGACCCTCTGATGAAAAAACAGATTTGTACGGAAGATTTTATTCGCGAAAGTGGAGTTGAAGATTCTTTATGGTTACTGAGCAAGGTATTTCACGAGTCAGATGCAAAAGATTTCTTAAGTCAGATAGTCGATGCTGATGTGAACATGTATCTTCCTGATGATTTGCTTGTGAAAGTCGATATTTCGACCATGGCTCATGGATTGGAAGCTCGGTCCCCATTCCTCGATCATCAGGTCATGGAGTTTTGTGCCAGTTTACCAAGCTCCATGAAGCTAAAGGGTTCTGCTAAAAAGTATCTTCTCAAAAAAGCCACAAAAGATTTATTGCCTTCTAATATTTTGAATAGACCAAAGATGGGGTTTGGTGTGCCCATCGATCACTGGTTGAGGAATGAGCTTCGAGATGTCGCCTATGATGTGCTGTTATCATCTCGTTTTGCGAACAGAGGCTTCTTCAAAACAGATGTCGTTGAACGATTGTTAAAGGAACACGTCAAGAAAGAAAAGGTCTGGCATTATCAGCTGTGGAATTTACTCATGTTGGAACTATGGTGTCGAATGTTTCTCGATAGAGAGTGGACGTTACGGCATTCAGTAGTTTGA